In a single window of the Flavivirga spongiicola genome:
- a CDS encoding aldehyde dehydrogenase (NADP(+)) codes for MHKENYFQAINPSTNQLLGGEFKIANINEIDNAVKKATAAFDIYRKKSTHSIADFLDCVADEILSLGDALLERCHLETALPLARLQGERGRTINQLKLFASVVREGSWIDARIDTAIPDRSPIPKPDIRHMLIPLGPVAVFGASNFPLAFSVAGGDTASVLAAGCTVVVKGHPAHPGTSEMVASAFYKAIEKCDMPEGTFQLVQGNTNAVGEHLVKHSGIKAVGFTGSFGGGKALFDLANARPEPIPVFAEMGSTNPVFILPGALEGKTEDIAAGLAGSITLGVGQFCTNPGLSFVQKSEYTNQFYETLSEKINAISTGSMLTGGIKKMYDQGIQNTLTKEGVEDLAIGKSSTEPNSVAARIFRTTIENFSKSPELAEENFGPSSIFVDTQTKGQILEAANNLEGHITATVFGTDADLMNYKGLFDILEKKVGRIVVNGYPTGVEVCHSMVHGGPYPATTASQSTSVGTNAIKRFARPICYQNYSDILLPAALKNDNPLSIWRLLNGELSKNKN; via the coding sequence ATGCATAAAGAGAATTATTTTCAAGCCATTAACCCTTCAACAAATCAATTGTTAGGTGGCGAGTTTAAAATTGCCAATATTAATGAGATTGATAACGCAGTAAAAAAAGCCACTGCGGCTTTTGATATATATAGAAAAAAGAGTACGCATAGCATCGCTGATTTTTTAGATTGCGTAGCTGATGAAATTTTAAGTTTAGGAGATGCTTTATTAGAAAGATGTCACTTAGAAACGGCTTTGCCATTAGCCCGATTGCAAGGAGAAAGAGGGAGAACAATAAATCAGTTAAAGTTATTTGCTTCTGTAGTTCGTGAAGGGTCATGGATAGATGCGCGAATTGATACAGCTATTCCAGACAGAAGCCCAATTCCAAAACCTGATATACGCCATATGTTAATTCCATTAGGTCCTGTAGCCGTATTTGGCGCCAGTAATTTTCCTTTGGCATTCTCGGTAGCAGGAGGCGATACAGCATCGGTTTTGGCTGCTGGCTGTACCGTAGTGGTTAAGGGACATCCTGCGCATCCGGGAACATCAGAAATGGTTGCTAGTGCTTTTTATAAAGCGATAGAAAAATGCGATATGCCTGAAGGTACATTTCAATTAGTGCAAGGAAATACGAATGCTGTTGGAGAACATTTGGTAAAACACTCAGGTATAAAAGCTGTAGGCTTTACAGGCTCTTTTGGAGGCGGTAAAGCATTGTTTGATCTGGCTAATGCAAGACCAGAACCTATTCCGGTATTTGCTGAAATGGGAAGCACAAACCCAGTATTTATTTTACCCGGTGCTTTAGAAGGAAAAACCGAAGATATTGCAGCAGGTTTGGCAGGGTCGATTACTTTAGGTGTTGGGCAGTTTTGTACCAACCCAGGGTTATCTTTTGTTCAAAAATCAGAATATACCAATCAATTTTATGAAACATTGAGTGAAAAAATCAATGCGATTTCTACTGGATCTATGCTAACAGGAGGTATAAAAAAAATGTATGATCAAGGTATTCAGAATACCTTGACCAAAGAAGGTGTTGAAGATCTGGCCATAGGAAAATCTAGCACTGAACCAAATAGTGTAGCAGCTAGAATTTTTAGAACAACCATAGAAAATTTTTCAAAAAGCCCCGAGCTGGCTGAAGAAAACTTTGGACCATCCAGTATCTTTGTAGACACTCAGACAAAAGGACAAATACTTGAAGCAGCTAATAACCTTGAAGGGCATATTACGGCTACCGTATTTGGTACGGATGCAGATTTGATGAATTATAAAGGACTTTTTGATATTCTAGAAAAGAAAGTTGGTAGAATAGTAGTTAATGGGTATCCAACTGGTGTAGAAGTATGCCATTCTATGGTACATGGCGGTCCATATCCTGCCACAACTGCATCGCAATCAACATCCGTTGGCACCAACGCAATAAAAAGGTTTGCCAGACCCATATGCTATCAGAATTACTCTGATATATTATTACCTGCAGCTTTGAAAAATGATAATCCATTAAGTATATGGCGCTTATTAAATGGAGAACTTAGTAAAAATAAAAATTAA
- a CDS encoding glycoside hydrolase family 172 protein yields the protein MKNSLIFFVIVLLMSCNNSKKDDTFLLSDIQEYYKAAPEGVETRWYSSENKTGEKGKGGITNKGAKGDAFTMIGPGDRTVILDYKGAGIITKIWSANSMQWAEEDRRKLSINMYWDGEEKPAVSAPFFDFFGIGLGLTSTFENEFFAMPEGRSFNCAIPMPFRKAAKVEIVNESDKFIMFYYKINMVEVPELQDDALYFHAYWNRDTATTKGIDYTILPKVEGNGRYLGTNIGVIGNEKYKGSWFGEGEARIFLDGDTKYPTLSGTGTEDYIGTGWGQGEYANRIQGSTVSNKERDLYTFYRFHTYDPVYFHKDCKVTIQQIGNSVRRKIIEMNKNGANITPVWSYVEKDGYDAAKRYLDMENPPALESDDFPDGVSTNFYRSDDVSATAYFYLDKPSSNLPTLPSVDLRVKHIKEKVFDKLK from the coding sequence ATGAAAAACAGTTTAATATTTTTTGTAATCGTATTACTTATGAGTTGTAATAACTCAAAAAAAGATGATACGTTTTTACTTTCAGACATTCAGGAATACTATAAAGCTGCACCGGAAGGTGTGGAAACACGTTGGTATAGTTCAGAAAATAAAACAGGAGAAAAAGGTAAAGGCGGAATAACTAATAAAGGTGCGAAAGGAGATGCTTTTACAATGATTGGGCCAGGTGATAGAACAGTAATTTTAGATTATAAAGGTGCTGGAATTATTACAAAAATATGGTCGGCGAATTCCATGCAATGGGCGGAAGAAGATAGACGAAAACTAAGCATTAATATGTATTGGGATGGAGAAGAAAAACCAGCAGTGTCTGCACCCTTTTTCGATTTTTTTGGTATAGGTCTAGGGTTGACAAGTACTTTTGAAAACGAATTTTTTGCAATGCCAGAGGGGCGTTCTTTTAACTGTGCCATACCCATGCCATTTCGTAAAGCAGCAAAGGTTGAAATTGTAAACGAATCGGATAAATTCATTATGTTTTATTATAAAATAAATATGGTGGAAGTCCCTGAATTACAAGACGACGCTTTGTATTTTCACGCGTATTGGAATAGAGATACGGCAACAACCAAAGGCATCGATTATACAATATTACCAAAAGTAGAAGGTAACGGTAGATATTTGGGAACCAATATAGGCGTTATTGGTAATGAAAAATACAAAGGGTCCTGGTTTGGAGAAGGAGAAGCAAGAATCTTTTTAGATGGTGACACTAAATATCCGACGTTATCGGGTACTGGAACCGAAGATTATATTGGGACTGGTTGGGGACAAGGAGAATATGCCAATAGAATTCAGGGAAGTACAGTCTCTAATAAGGAACGTGATCTTTATACGTTTTATCGTTTTCATACCTACGACCCTGTCTACTTTCATAAAGATTGTAAAGTTACCATTCAACAAATAGGAAATTCAGTAAGAAGAAAAATTATTGAAATGAATAAAAATGGTGCCAATATTACACCGGTATGGTCTTATGTTGAGAAAGATGGTTATGATGCTGCAAAACGATACTTGGATATGGAAAATCCACCGGCTTTAGAAAGTGATGACTTTCCGGATGGGGTATCAACCAACTTTTACAGATCTGATGATGTATCGGCAACGGCCTATTTTTATTTAGACAAACCATCATCTAACCTTCCAACCTTGCCTTCTGTAGACTTAAGAGTTAAGCATATTAAAGAAAAGGTGTTTGATAAATTGAAATAA
- a CDS encoding fumarylacetoacetate hydrolase family protein — translation MKIYKKNNKALVENNGLFYELEVQDWDQFINRENLYNAIKLDLKQITSISNEPSLETVDAPIGNQEIWAAGVTYLRSKEARMDEAKASGGDVFYNKVYDADRPELFFKATSQRVVGHGDDVNIRKDSSWDVPEPELTLLISSKGTIEGYTIGNDMSSRSIEGENPLYLPQAKVFERCAALGPCIYLSEKPISPETIIEIEINRNGVTQYKDDVAIKMMKRSHTELVEYLFRECDFPKGVFLMTGTCLVPSDEFTLQVGDEVKITIDSIGTLVNFVNKKQ, via the coding sequence ATGAAAATATATAAAAAGAACAACAAAGCCTTGGTAGAAAACAATGGTCTTTTTTACGAATTGGAAGTACAAGATTGGGATCAGTTCATCAATCGTGAAAACCTATACAATGCCATAAAACTGGATTTGAAACAGATAACATCAATTTCTAATGAACCTTCTTTGGAAACTGTAGATGCTCCTATTGGAAATCAGGAAATTTGGGCTGCAGGAGTCACTTATTTAAGAAGTAAAGAAGCCCGAATGGATGAGGCCAAAGCATCTGGCGGCGATGTATTTTATAATAAAGTTTATGATGCCGATCGACCAGAATTATTCTTTAAAGCGACCTCACAACGCGTTGTAGGTCATGGGGATGATGTTAATATTAGAAAAGATTCATCTTGGGATGTGCCAGAACCGGAACTCACCTTATTAATTAGCTCTAAAGGCACTATTGAAGGCTATACCATTGGTAACGATATGAGTTCAAGAAGTATTGAAGGCGAAAATCCATTGTATTTACCTCAAGCAAAAGTATTTGAGCGTTGTGCAGCATTAGGGCCATGTATCTACTTAAGTGAAAAACCGATATCTCCCGAAACAATAATTGAAATAGAAATCAATAGAAATGGTGTAACACAATATAAAGATGACGTTGCCATAAAAATGATGAAAAGAAGTCATACTGAATTGGTGGAATACCTTTTTAGGGAATGCGATTTTCCTAAAGGTGTATTTCTAATGACAGGCACTTGCTTGGTACCATCAGATGAGTTTACCTTACAAGTAGGCGATGAAGTTAAAATAACAATAGATTCTATAGGAACTTTGGTGAATTTTGTAAACAAAAAACAATAA
- a CDS encoding glycoside hydrolase family protein, giving the protein MRFKNGIILCIILVMISCKNIAHDDKNVAIEKPLLLRAEIPYIKGESKKIFDAKPSKDFDDNKWFTNDHCFVEDHDGKLHWFGINNPYPPKGKELYSYHPYLGHLTSDDATKNWKRLPFALDESRDTEYLGAPFVIWHEESKRWAMVLETRMDDIRRLEVSWSKDLIKWERTYKAILPDDLWISSRDPHIMKGPDGKYWIHIVSTGNEGVKQSQVLRIRTKDFETFDKPETILGINDNTFATLIESPSVLKHNGLWYLLFTYAHRRYTETIVVVSDTPDHFDYYNNAVTTLFGHAAKIFNYKGKSYISSCGPEDQHYSNHQSVSLAELGWLSQK; this is encoded by the coding sequence ATGAGGTTTAAAAATGGTATTATTTTATGCATAATTTTAGTAATGATTTCATGCAAAAATATAGCACATGATGATAAAAATGTAGCAATAGAAAAGCCACTTTTATTAAGAGCAGAAATTCCATATATAAAAGGAGAAAGCAAGAAAATATTTGATGCCAAACCTTCCAAAGATTTCGATGACAATAAGTGGTTTACTAACGATCACTGTTTTGTTGAAGACCATGATGGCAAATTACATTGGTTCGGTATCAATAATCCTTATCCGCCTAAAGGAAAAGAATTATATAGCTATCACCCTTATTTAGGACATCTAACTTCAGATGATGCTACAAAAAACTGGAAAAGGTTACCCTTTGCACTTGATGAAAGTAGGGATACAGAATATTTAGGTGCCCCGTTTGTGATTTGGCATGAAGAATCAAAGCGATGGGCCATGGTGCTCGAAACCAGAATGGATGATATTAGAAGGCTAGAGGTCTCTTGGTCAAAAGACTTAATTAAATGGGAACGCACATATAAAGCGATATTACCAGACGATCTTTGGATTAGCTCCCGTGATCCACATATTATGAAAGGGCCAGATGGAAAATATTGGATACATATTGTTTCTACAGGAAATGAAGGTGTAAAACAATCTCAGGTATTAAGAATAAGAACCAAAGATTTTGAAACTTTTGATAAACCAGAAACCATTTTGGGAATCAATGACAATACGTTTGCAACATTAATAGAGTCCCCTTCTGTGTTGAAACATAATGGATTATGGTATTTGTTGTTTACGTATGCCCACAGAAGATATACGGAAACCATTGTGGTGGTGTCTGATACTCCAGATCATTTTGATTACTATAATAATGCAGTAACAACGTTATTTGGCCATGCCGCTAAAATATTTAACTACAAAGGAAAATCATACATATCCTCTTGTGGACCTGAAGATCAGCATTATTCTAATCATCAATCAGTATCACTTGCAGAATTGGGGTGGCTGAGTCAGAAATAA
- a CDS encoding glycoside hydrolase family 172 protein — MKLLRLSFISLLFFSSLFTACQGAATHVVSVASLLKEMTSREQLTKFPEPQYITKHASSYDRRSISANDKFWFANWDNNQWTSVEENNGRTEYVLLDTDQPGAITHFWMTGIGENRGQGTLRIYIDDVKKPVISQTLRSFIGENKAVGYPLSCSVSPLAPVDERGHNLYFPIPYAQSCKITYESDLIIKDERGKGEVLYYNIDYRTYIEDVEIESFTKTSIADNKDLIVKTNQLLLNGGSSDKVKQSKGFESFDITLNKDAEVVISQKNIGAAIHEINMRVQEDNPRQSMRSAILKCTFDNSQTVWVPIGDFFGSGYKITPYETRYNKVSGSGNLTSKWIMPFEKSCQISLKNIGDVPIRINGSLQFNAYDWTNRSMHFYTSWHQFTGIETGKADKSMDGGNGIQDLNYVTLSGQGVYVGDVLTLFNDNAPLGKTIWEKEDGTFRHCWWGEGDEKIYIDGEAFPSHFGTGTEDYYNYAWCKPETFTHPFIAQPSGDGNMTPGYTVNAKVRTLNALPFTKSLKFDMELWHWNKATINYAPTTFYYMKPGGKNNIAPDYKGAKEKVLVDYEELHKSEKNNS, encoded by the coding sequence ATGAAACTCTTAAGGCTTAGTTTTATATCACTTCTATTTTTTAGTTCACTTTTTACAGCTTGTCAAGGAGCAGCTACTCATGTGGTAAGTGTTGCATCTTTATTAAAAGAGATGACCTCAAGAGAACAGCTAACCAAATTTCCTGAACCGCAGTATATAACTAAACATGCCAGTAGTTACGATAGACGAAGTATTTCAGCTAACGATAAGTTTTGGTTTGCTAATTGGGACAATAATCAGTGGACAAGTGTAGAAGAGAATAATGGAAGAACGGAGTATGTATTGCTTGATACAGATCAACCAGGTGCTATTACTCATTTTTGGATGACAGGTATTGGTGAAAATAGAGGACAAGGAACCTTACGGATTTATATAGACGACGTTAAAAAGCCTGTAATTAGCCAAACACTTCGTAGTTTTATTGGTGAAAATAAAGCTGTAGGTTATCCGTTAAGTTGCTCTGTATCTCCGTTGGCGCCTGTTGATGAACGAGGACATAATTTGTACTTCCCAATACCGTATGCCCAATCCTGTAAAATTACATATGAATCTGATTTAATTATTAAAGACGAAAGAGGAAAAGGAGAGGTCTTGTATTATAATATAGATTACCGAACATATATAGAAGATGTAGAAATAGAAAGTTTTACTAAAACATCAATAGCCGATAACAAGGATTTAATAGTAAAAACAAATCAGTTATTATTGAATGGAGGTTCTTCTGACAAGGTAAAGCAAAGCAAAGGGTTTGAAAGTTTTGATATAACATTGAATAAAGATGCAGAAGTTGTTATTTCTCAAAAAAATATAGGGGCAGCCATACATGAAATAAATATGCGGGTGCAAGAAGATAACCCGAGACAATCGATGAGGTCGGCAATATTAAAATGTACGTTTGATAATTCACAGACGGTATGGGTACCTATAGGAGATTTTTTTGGATCCGGATATAAAATTACACCTTACGAAACCCGATACAATAAAGTTTCGGGCAGTGGTAATCTCACTTCAAAATGGATAATGCCCTTTGAGAAAAGTTGTCAGATTTCATTAAAAAATATAGGAGATGTGCCCATTCGTATTAATGGTTCTTTACAATTTAATGCCTATGATTGGACAAATCGATCTATGCATTTCTACACCTCATGGCACCAGTTTACAGGTATAGAAACTGGTAAAGCAGATAAATCGATGGATGGGGGCAATGGCATACAGGATTTAAACTATGTGACACTTTCAGGGCAAGGTGTTTACGTAGGAGATGTATTAACATTGTTTAACGATAATGCACCTTTAGGAAAAACAATCTGGGAAAAAGAGGATGGTACATTCAGACATTGTTGGTGGGGTGAAGGCGATGAGAAAATATATATTGACGGTGAAGCATTCCCCTCTCATTTTGGAACCGGTACCGAAGATTATTATAATTATGCATGGTGCAAACCAGAAACTTTTACACATCCATTTATCGCTCAGCCTTCTGGTGATGGTAATATGACTCCGGGTTATACCGTTAATGCAAAAGTAAGAACCCTCAATGCACTTCCCTTCACAAAAAGCTTGAAGTTCGACATGGAATTATGGCATTGGAATAAAGCAACAATTAATTATGCTCCAACGACATTTTACTATATGAAGCCAGGAGGAAAAAACAATATAGCTCCAGATTATAAAGGAGCTAAAGAAAAGGTGTTGGTAGATTATGAGGAATTGCACAAATCTGAAAAGAACAACTCATAG
- a CDS encoding DUF6786 family protein, which produces MIVKTHKQIAVALLCLMTLCNCKNKNSKVEVVEEIVLTKGTFGYDKAFLQKNYKSTIVLESEDKKAKIVLSPELQGRVMTSTLNGDKGMSFGWLNYDLIASKEIKKQFNPVGGEERFWLGPEGGQFSIYFKPETTFDFPNWKVPSFIDTDAFKVVESNKTSALFQKDMNFINHSGTQFNLDVTRKITLLSKAQTKDALQLETDDFSAVAYESQNTVKNIGEAQWKEDSGQLSIWILCMLNPSPEVTVVAPIQQGNEEEFGLRVNDNYFGKVSADRLKTNESTVFFKADGKSRGKIGFSPKRATKYIGSYDAENKVLTILEIDAPKKSDKYVNSAWELQEDPFSGDVINSYNDGPLEDGSQMGPFYELESSSPALALQPGELYTHTQRMYHFKGEKDVIDAIAKKILQVSIDDIVAIF; this is translated from the coding sequence ATGATAGTTAAAACTCACAAGCAAATAGCAGTAGCACTTTTATGTTTGATGACATTATGTAATTGCAAAAATAAAAACTCAAAAGTGGAAGTTGTTGAAGAGATAGTATTAACAAAAGGAACTTTTGGATATGATAAAGCCTTTCTTCAAAAAAACTACAAAAGCACGATTGTTTTAGAAAGTGAAGATAAAAAAGCTAAGATCGTACTTTCTCCAGAATTACAAGGACGTGTCATGACCAGTACACTCAATGGAGATAAAGGTATGAGTTTTGGCTGGCTGAATTACGATTTAATTGCATCTAAAGAAATTAAAAAGCAATTTAACCCGGTAGGGGGTGAAGAACGCTTTTGGTTGGGACCGGAAGGAGGCCAATTCTCTATATACTTTAAACCAGAAACTACTTTTGATTTTCCAAACTGGAAGGTGCCCTCTTTTATTGATACCGATGCTTTTAAAGTTGTAGAAAGTAATAAAACAAGCGCGCTGTTTCAAAAGGATATGAATTTTATAAATCATTCGGGGACACAGTTTAATCTGGATGTAACCAGAAAAATAACATTGCTTTCCAAAGCGCAAACCAAAGATGCATTGCAATTAGAAACAGATGATTTTTCTGCGGTGGCTTATGAATCTCAAAATACGGTTAAAAATATTGGAGAAGCACAATGGAAAGAGGATTCCGGGCAATTATCTATTTGGATTTTATGTATGCTGAATCCATCTCCGGAAGTTACTGTTGTGGCTCCAATACAACAAGGGAATGAAGAAGAATTTGGGCTAAGAGTTAACGATAATTATTTTGGAAAAGTAAGTGCAGATCGACTTAAAACTAATGAAAGTACAGTATTCTTTAAAGCCGATGGGAAGAGCAGAGGCAAAATCGGGTTTTCACCAAAAAGAGCTACAAAATATATTGGGAGTTATGATGCAGAAAACAAAGTCTTAACAATTTTGGAAATAGATGCTCCTAAGAAGTCAGATAAATATGTGAATTCTGCATGGGAGCTACAAGAAGACCCTTTTTCTGGCGATGTCATTAATTCCTATAACGACGGACCTTTAGAAGATGGCTCACAAATGGGACCTTTTTACGAATTGGAAAGCTCCTCGCCTGCATTAGCACTACAGCCCGGCGAATTATATACACATACGCAGCGCATGTATCATTTTAAAGGAGAAAAAGACGTGATTGATGCCATAGCAAAAAAAATACTGCAGGTTTCAATTGATGATATTGTAGCGATTTTTTAA
- a CDS encoding alpha-amylase family protein — MMRIKKAIFLSFLFSTTALYIEAQQLPEYRLNEGTRQVHLDFHTTEKLEDVGKNWNKKEWQQQLKDGHVNAINIFAKGHHGWTYYDTKVGKRHPNLDFDLFGAQLEACHEIGVRAQAYVTIGWNVLDAKENPDWVSTGKDGINKFAEMEAKAKKDAHFPWGWPTLSPEGPYLEHLLKHTEEIAKNYDLDGFWFDIVPVGSINYNTWSKKDMEANGVDWKNEKEAWLHHCKKMHTFFTKMNAIVKKHRPHASIYYNWTTPMNNSKVLKEAYHQYNTKQDLEDLPTTWAGYDVFPVRAKYYANTGKPIVAMSGKFHSAWGEFGGFKHKDAIWYEAANMLSFGAMANFGDQLHPTGKLEKATYDNIGHAYSYIEKIEDYSINAKHLAKTAVWLNFSGSDNDVTRMLLEHQVNFVVANNLKDWTPLEVLILHSRVVLNKEETKKIQQFVDGGGKLFILGNSAFENGIAKFDIGAKYLGEANYRNDYTYVTDIMTTDLVQSPFLNRTPAIRVQPEADTEILAQIYEPYFDRTVEHWTSHDNVPYQTEPATHPALIKKGNIIWAAHPLEKIYAKEGSRVHRQLFYNALSQLLKAPIVEVNMPSSGRMNLLHQPENNRYVVHLTYGTPHKRGRAQVIEDLIPLQNTIVKVRLPEKVRKVYLIPSKEVLPIKSNGDVISVEIEKFRCHTAVVFEY; from the coding sequence ATGATGCGAATAAAAAAAGCAATTTTTCTAAGTTTTTTATTTAGTACAACCGCTTTATATATTGAGGCTCAACAGCTACCCGAGTATAGGCTTAATGAGGGTACCAGACAGGTTCATTTAGATTTTCACACTACAGAAAAGCTGGAAGATGTTGGGAAGAACTGGAACAAAAAAGAATGGCAGCAGCAGTTAAAGGATGGTCATGTAAACGCTATCAACATTTTTGCAAAAGGGCACCATGGCTGGACCTATTATGATACCAAGGTTGGAAAACGACACCCTAATTTAGATTTTGATTTATTTGGGGCACAGTTAGAAGCCTGTCATGAAATAGGAGTAAGAGCTCAGGCTTATGTAACTATTGGATGGAATGTTTTAGATGCTAAAGAAAACCCTGATTGGGTCTCAACAGGAAAAGATGGCATCAATAAGTTTGCAGAAATGGAAGCTAAAGCAAAAAAAGATGCCCATTTTCCTTGGGGATGGCCAACACTTTCTCCCGAAGGTCCTTACTTAGAGCATTTGTTAAAACATACCGAAGAAATTGCTAAAAATTATGATTTAGATGGCTTTTGGTTTGATATTGTTCCTGTCGGCAGCATTAATTATAACACATGGAGTAAAAAGGATATGGAAGCTAACGGAGTAGACTGGAAAAATGAAAAGGAAGCTTGGTTACATCACTGCAAAAAAATGCATACATTTTTTACAAAAATGAATGCTATTGTAAAAAAACACAGACCTCATGCATCTATCTATTATAATTGGACAACACCTATGAATAATAGTAAAGTGCTAAAAGAAGCGTATCATCAATACAACACCAAACAAGATTTAGAAGATTTACCAACAACTTGGGCTGGTTACGATGTATTTCCTGTTAGAGCAAAATACTATGCCAATACAGGAAAGCCTATTGTAGCCATGAGCGGAAAATTTCATTCTGCCTGGGGCGAGTTTGGAGGGTTTAAGCATAAAGATGCTATTTGGTACGAAGCTGCTAACATGTTGTCATTTGGAGCGATGGCAAATTTTGGAGATCAACTACATCCTACAGGGAAGTTGGAGAAAGCGACCTATGATAACATAGGGCACGCCTACTCCTATATTGAGAAGATAGAAGACTATAGCATTAATGCGAAACATTTAGCAAAAACGGCTGTTTGGTTAAATTTTAGTGGTAGTGATAATGATGTGACTAGAATGTTACTGGAGCATCAGGTTAATTTTGTAGTGGCGAATAATTTAAAAGATTGGACTCCTTTAGAAGTGTTGATTTTGCATAGTAGAGTTGTACTAAATAAAGAAGAAACTAAGAAAATCCAGCAGTTTGTTGATGGAGGAGGAAAACTATTCATTCTGGGAAATAGTGCTTTTGAAAATGGCATAGCAAAATTTGATATAGGAGCCAAATATTTAGGAGAGGCAAATTATAGAAATGACTATACGTACGTAACAGATATTATGACGACCGATTTGGTACAATCTCCATTTCTTAATCGTACACCAGCAATCCGTGTACAACCAGAAGCAGATACAGAAATATTAGCACAAATATATGAGCCTTATTTTGATAGAACCGTTGAGCATTGGACGTCACATGACAATGTACCCTATCAAACCGAACCAGCAACACATCCTGCATTAATAAAAAAAGGAAACATTATTTGGGCAGCACACCCCTTAGAAAAGATATATGCCAAAGAAGGATCTCGTGTGCACCGACAACTTTTTTATAATGCTTTAAGCCAATTGTTAAAAGCACCAATAGTAGAGGTAAATATGCCAAGTTCCGGACGTATGAATTTATTACATCAACCAGAAAACAATAGATACGTAGTTCATTTAACTTATGGTACCCCTCATAAACGGGGACGTGCGCAAGTTATAGAAGACTTAATTCCTTTACAGAATACCATAGTAAAAGTAAGACTACCAGAAAAGGTTCGAAAAGTGTATCTCATTCCTTCCAAAGAAGTATTGCCTATAAAAAGTAATGGTGATGTCATTTCAGTCGAAATAGAAAAATTCAGGTGTCATACAGCAGTAGTTTTTGAATATTAA